From Bacillus sp. FSL K6-3431, the proteins below share one genomic window:
- the ald gene encoding alanine dehydrogenase, giving the protein MRIGVPKELKNNENRIAITPSGVMELSQHNHQVFIEKGAGMNSGFPDEQYVQAGATIAEAAADVWACDMVIKVKEPIPDEYQYFYEGLILFAYLHLAADQPLTKALMDKNVIAIAYETVQLADNSLPLLTPMSEVAGRMATQIGASFLEKTKGGKGVLLGGVPGVKRGKVTIIGGGVVGTNAAKIAIGLGAQVSILDVSPTRLRELEDIYGNAISTLMSNPYMISQEIKESDLVIGAVLIPGAKAPKLVTEEMIQLMENGSVIVDVAIDQGGIFETATHVTTHENPTYVKHGVVHYAVGNMPGAVPRTSTMALTNATMPYVLQIANKGYKNAINENQALHKGLNIMNGEIMFEGIAKAHNLPYVTMK; this is encoded by the coding sequence ATGAGAATTGGTGTGCCGAAAGAACTGAAAAATAATGAGAACCGTATCGCGATCACTCCTTCAGGTGTGATGGAGCTATCCCAACATAACCACCAGGTATTTATAGAAAAAGGTGCAGGTATGAATTCAGGTTTTCCTGATGAGCAATATGTGCAAGCAGGTGCAACGATAGCCGAAGCAGCTGCAGATGTTTGGGCATGTGACATGGTGATAAAAGTAAAAGAGCCAATTCCAGATGAATATCAATACTTTTACGAAGGCCTAATCTTATTCGCATATTTACATCTTGCTGCAGATCAACCACTAACAAAGGCTTTAATGGATAAAAATGTGATAGCAATCGCATATGAAACGGTACAGTTAGCAGACAATTCATTACCGTTACTTACCCCGATGAGTGAGGTAGCAGGAAGAATGGCTACCCAAATAGGTGCTTCATTTCTAGAAAAAACAAAAGGAGGGAAGGGGGTACTACTAGGTGGTGTGCCAGGAGTAAAAAGAGGGAAAGTGACGATTATCGGCGGCGGAGTTGTCGGCACAAATGCAGCCAAAATAGCCATCGGGCTAGGAGCACAAGTATCTATATTAGACGTCAGTCCAACAAGATTACGGGAATTAGAAGATATATATGGAAATGCGATTTCTACTTTAATGTCTAATCCGTACATGATTAGTCAAGAGATTAAGGAATCAGATCTTGTTATTGGTGCTGTACTTATTCCTGGTGCTAAGGCTCCAAAATTGGTAACGGAAGAGATGATCCAATTAATGGAGAACGGTTCAGTCATAGTCGATGTGGCAATCGACCAAGGAGGAATCTTTGAAACAGCTACACATGTAACAACACATGAAAATCCAACATATGTGAAACATGGTGTCGTTCACTATGCAGTTGGCAATATGCCCGGCGCTGTACCTAGAACATCCACTATGGCCCTAACAAATGCAACGATGCCATATGTTTTGCAAATCGCTAATAAAGGTTATAAAAATGCTATTAATGAAAATCAAGCGTTGCACAAAGGCCTTAATATCATGAACGGGGAAATTATGTTCGAGGGCATCGCAAAAGCGCATAATTTGCCTTATGTCACAATGAAATGA
- a CDS encoding aspartate aminotransferase family protein: MTKMKQGEELLTKDKDYIWHSMKPYSPESTMIAEKAEGSWVTDHTGKRYLDAMSGLWCVNVGYGRTELAEAAFEQLKEMAYFPLSQSHKPAIKLGEKLNEMLGEEYVIFFSNSGSEANEAAFKIARQYHQQKGEHSRYKFIARYRAYHGNSMGALAATGQAQRKYKYEQLAPGFLHVAPPDLYRTSDRTDCKPSELQSVQEIDRVMTWELSETIAGVIMEPIITGGGVIVPPDGYMAGVKEVCEKHGALLIVDEVICGFGRTGKPFGFMNYGVKPDIITMAKGITSAYLPLSATAVKKEIYEAFKGSEEYDYFRHVNTFGGNPAACALALKNIEIMERENLYDRSKELGAYLKHSLTTALENHPCVGDVRGKGLLIGIELVQDKATKEPLETNLVNKVISGCKQNGLIVGKNGATVAGFNNVLTLAPPLNIEEADLEFIIQTLTVEINAI, from the coding sequence ATGACCAAAATGAAACAAGGAGAAGAACTTTTAACAAAGGATAAAGATTATATTTGGCATTCAATGAAGCCGTATAGTCCTGAATCTACTATGATTGCCGAAAAAGCTGAAGGTTCTTGGGTAACAGACCATACTGGGAAACGTTATTTAGACGCAATGTCGGGTTTATGGTGTGTAAACGTTGGTTATGGTAGAACTGAACTCGCAGAAGCAGCTTTTGAGCAATTAAAAGAGATGGCCTATTTTCCACTTAGTCAAAGTCATAAACCTGCAATTAAACTGGGAGAAAAATTAAACGAAATGTTAGGTGAGGAGTATGTCATCTTCTTTTCCAATAGCGGATCTGAGGCTAATGAAGCTGCGTTCAAGATTGCCAGACAGTATCACCAACAAAAAGGTGAACATAGTCGTTATAAGTTTATAGCTAGATACCGTGCATATCATGGTAATTCTATGGGAGCATTAGCCGCCACAGGTCAAGCACAACGAAAATATAAATATGAGCAATTGGCTCCAGGATTCCTACATGTGGCGCCGCCCGACTTATATCGTACTTCGGACCGCACTGATTGTAAGCCTTCAGAATTGCAGTCAGTACAAGAGATTGACCGTGTGATGACGTGGGAGCTAAGTGAAACAATTGCTGGGGTGATTATGGAGCCAATCATTACTGGTGGTGGTGTGATTGTTCCACCTGATGGATATATGGCTGGTGTAAAAGAGGTTTGTGAGAAACATGGTGCATTACTTATTGTTGACGAAGTTATATGTGGCTTTGGTCGGACAGGGAAACCTTTTGGATTCATGAATTATGGTGTTAAACCAGATATTATTACGATGGCTAAAGGAATTACAAGTGCTTATTTACCTTTATCAGCAACAGCAGTAAAAAAAGAAATATATGAAGCTTTTAAAGGATCGGAGGAATATGATTATTTCCGGCATGTGAATACATTTGGTGGAAATCCGGCTGCATGCGCACTTGCACTGAAAAATATTGAGATTATGGAGCGGGAAAATTTATATGACAGATCAAAAGAATTGGGAGCGTATCTGAAACACAGTTTAACCACAGCCCTTGAGAACCATCCTTGCGTTGGAGATGTAAGAGGAAAAGGCTTGTTGATAGGAATAGAACTTGTGCAAGATAAGGCTACGAAAGAACCGTTAGAAACAAACTTAGTAAATAAAGTTATATCAGGGTGTAAACAAAACGGGTTGATTGTCGGGAAAAACGGCGCAACTGTAGCGGGTTTTAATAATGTCTTAACACTCGCTCCACCTTTAAATATTGAGGAAGCCGATCTAGAATTTATTATTCAAACGTTAACAGTTGAGATAAATGCCATATAA
- a CDS encoding CoA-acylating methylmalonate-semialdehyde dehydrogenase — translation MTVINQEIAVLKNYINGEWVCAISADTLEVPNPATGEMLASVPISSKEDVDQAVRAANEAFKTWKNTPVPKRARILYKYHYLLTENHDKLARLVVQENGKAYKEAYGEVQRGIECVEFAAGAPTLMMGETLSNIAEDIDSEMFRYPLGVVGGITPFNFPMMVPLWMFPLAIACGNTFILKPSERTPILASELVELFSQAGAPKGVLNIVHGAHDVVNGLLDHQDVKAISFVGSQPVAKYVYERAAAQGKRVQALSGAKNHHIVMPDADMKKAVTHVISSAYGSAGQRCMACSSVVVVGNNDAFVNELKRKADELIIGNGLDEEVLLTPIIRETHRTKVLDYIKTGLEEGASLVRDGRREMDEIKEGTFLGPTIFDHVTPDMTIAKDEIFAPVLSLLRANDLDEGLEYIRKSRYGNGATIYTKDARAVRQFREEADAGMLGINIGVPATMAFFPFSGWKDSFYGDLHVNGKDGVNFFTRKKMITSRFDY, via the coding sequence ATGACAGTGATCAATCAAGAAATAGCAGTTTTAAAAAACTATATTAATGGTGAATGGGTTTGTGCAATAAGCGCAGATACACTAGAGGTCCCTAATCCAGCAACTGGAGAAATGTTGGCAAGCGTACCAATCTCCTCAAAAGAAGATGTCGATCAAGCAGTAAGAGCTGCAAATGAAGCATTTAAGACTTGGAAAAATACGCCTGTTCCAAAAAGAGCGAGAATATTATATAAATATCATTATCTATTAACGGAAAATCATGATAAACTAGCTCGACTAGTAGTCCAAGAAAATGGAAAAGCATATAAAGAAGCGTATGGGGAAGTACAAAGAGGGATTGAATGTGTTGAATTCGCTGCAGGTGCCCCTACGCTAATGATGGGCGAGACTTTATCAAATATAGCAGAAGATATTGACTCAGAGATGTTTCGTTATCCATTAGGTGTTGTTGGAGGAATTACTCCCTTTAACTTTCCGATGATGGTTCCTTTGTGGATGTTCCCTTTGGCGATTGCATGTGGAAATACATTTATTCTTAAACCTTCTGAGCGTACTCCAATCCTTGCAAGTGAACTTGTCGAGTTATTCTCGCAAGCTGGCGCTCCAAAAGGAGTCTTAAATATTGTTCATGGTGCACATGACGTTGTAAATGGTCTACTTGATCATCAAGATGTAAAAGCTATTTCATTTGTCGGCTCCCAGCCAGTTGCTAAGTATGTTTATGAACGTGCCGCTGCTCAAGGGAAACGTGTTCAAGCACTATCTGGGGCGAAAAATCATCATATTGTCATGCCGGACGCTGATATGAAAAAGGCTGTTACACATGTAATCAGCTCAGCTTACGGAAGTGCAGGACAACGTTGTATGGCATGTAGTTCAGTCGTTGTTGTGGGTAATAATGATGCATTTGTTAATGAGCTGAAGCGGAAAGCAGATGAGCTAATTATTGGAAATGGGCTGGATGAAGAGGTTTTATTAACGCCTATTATAAGAGAGACGCACCGTACAAAAGTATTGGATTATATAAAAACGGGACTGGAAGAAGGAGCATCATTAGTCCGAGATGGCCGAAGGGAAATGGATGAAATAAAGGAAGGAACTTTCTTAGGTCCAACGATATTTGATCATGTGACACCTGATATGACAATTGCAAAAGATGAAATTTTCGCTCCGGTTTTAAGTTTGTTACGTGCAAATGATTTAGATGAAGGACTCGAATATATTCGGAAGTCGCGGTACGGAAATGGAGCAACTATTTATACTAAAGATGCTAGGGCAGTAAGACAATTTAGAGAAGAAGCAGATGCAGGCATGTTAGGAATTAATATAGGTGTTCCGGCAACAATGGCTTTCTTCCCATTTTCAGGATGGAAGGATTCTTTTTATGGAGATCTTCATGTTAATGGTAAAGATGGGGTGAACTTCTTTACCCGTAAGAAGATGATTACATCTAGATTTGACTATTAA
- a CDS encoding zinc dependent phospholipase C family protein — translation MGSRIMHLIIGNKIAESLSIEDKTSFLLGSIAPDAVFLHEEKNVSHFFIGEVQDYSRSIDYKGFLHKYSLLVENKNHYILGYCAHLIADNIWLRGFNLSWLRNRMDADEGLYKLYHNDFRLLNGKLLEYYDTTDELRKTISHFPTILDLDEVKSKDVEKFISYVLGDMEYDKEVINENLNVFTFNQILGYIETSVDVGLLNIKPIFT, via the coding sequence TTGGGTTCAAGAATAATGCACTTGATTATTGGTAATAAAATTGCAGAGTCTTTATCGATAGAAGATAAAACATCATTTTTGCTTGGAAGCATTGCACCAGATGCTGTTTTTTTACATGAAGAAAAAAATGTATCACATTTCTTTATAGGTGAGGTACAAGATTATTCAAGAAGTATTGATTATAAAGGATTTTTACATAAATATAGTTTGCTAGTAGAAAATAAAAATCATTATATATTAGGGTACTGTGCACATTTAATTGCAGATAATATATGGCTAAGAGGTTTTAATCTTTCTTGGTTAAGGAACAGAATGGATGCTGATGAAGGATTATATAAGTTATACCATAATGATTTCCGATTACTGAATGGAAAATTATTAGAATATTATGATACCACAGATGAATTGAGAAAAACGATTAGCCATTTTCCTACAATCTTAGATTTGGATGAGGTTAAGTCCAAAGATGTTGAAAAATTCATTTCTTATGTATTAGGGGATATGGAATACGATAAGGAAGTTATAAATGAAAATCTTAATGTTTTTACGTTTAATCAGATACTTGGCTATATAGAGACATCAGTTGATGTTGGGTTATTGAATATAAAACCAATATTTACTTAA
- a CDS encoding PucR family transcriptional regulator, translating to MKSYITVKDILERKHFETVEVIAGNEGLNRSVKWVHVVEVTNIRDLLNGDELILSTCIAWKEKEEHFVSLLEQLIDSNAAGLCIEIGTYTSLIPQEMIDIANKARFPIILFHKEVPFVEITQDIHTLLINHQYQIISDLEKYSQALNKKLLTIEHHNEILKFIQQYLQVQVIIVFNNDETQFIPEVFERKRETLLKVIENKDKASTSMIQTPYSIARIPIHLLGDNYAELTITSSERTLTEYDQLILDRTATALAQLLLRNLYVEEKRRVEETEWLSEWLEGKKSEESIDEYLAYHTPYLKPKGALVCICKLDSFEEYSNVDLTYFKLYFKAIFEQQGFALFALEKRNTLIFIIIDERTTSPWKNRMEEGIQRLKSSESPMQNHMSKQLIGIGKYEKELTNLHKSYQTALETIRIQERLENRSDTHFYDDLHIFRFISILNRHIDLDETVYEYLDAVILYDKRYNGKLMETLKTYLSCNGSKQETAKRLFIVRQTLYHRIQKLEKLLGGDFMQPEKRLVIEMMIFSYEFLKTPKQMNEVDSEVY from the coding sequence ATGAAATCTTATATTACTGTAAAAGACATTCTAGAAAGAAAGCATTTTGAAACGGTAGAAGTAATTGCAGGTAATGAAGGACTAAACCGTTCAGTAAAATGGGTCCATGTAGTAGAAGTAACAAATATTCGTGATCTTTTGAATGGGGATGAATTAATTTTATCTACATGTATCGCATGGAAAGAAAAAGAAGAACATTTTGTTTCTCTTTTGGAGCAATTAATTGACTCCAATGCTGCTGGACTATGCATTGAAATTGGTACATATACCTCTTTGATTCCACAGGAAATGATCGATATAGCAAATAAGGCTCGGTTTCCTATCATTCTATTCCACAAGGAAGTTCCATTTGTAGAAATAACCCAAGACATTCATACGCTCTTGATCAATCACCAATATCAAATAATATCAGACTTAGAAAAGTATTCCCAAGCACTAAACAAAAAGCTATTAACAATTGAACATCATAATGAAATCCTCAAGTTTATCCAACAATATTTACAAGTTCAAGTTATTATTGTTTTTAACAATGATGAAACACAGTTTATTCCAGAAGTTTTCGAGCGGAAGCGAGAGACCCTTCTAAAGGTAATAGAAAACAAGGATAAAGCGTCTACCTCCATGATACAAACACCCTACTCCATAGCTAGAATACCGATTCATTTATTAGGTGATAACTATGCAGAGCTTACCATCACATCCAGCGAAAGAACGTTAACAGAATATGATCAACTCATTTTAGATAGAACAGCAACTGCCCTAGCGCAGTTACTTTTACGTAATCTTTATGTGGAAGAAAAGCGTAGGGTAGAAGAGACGGAGTGGCTTTCTGAATGGTTAGAAGGTAAAAAAAGTGAAGAATCAATAGATGAGTATCTAGCTTACCATACTCCTTACTTAAAGCCTAAAGGAGCATTAGTTTGCATATGTAAGCTTGATTCTTTTGAAGAATATTCAAATGTGGATTTAACCTATTTTAAATTGTATTTTAAAGCAATATTTGAACAGCAAGGATTTGCACTTTTTGCCTTAGAAAAAAGGAATACACTCATCTTTATCATTATTGATGAAAGAACTACTTCTCCATGGAAAAATAGAATGGAAGAAGGTATTCAAAGATTGAAAAGTTCCGAATCACCAATGCAAAATCATATGAGTAAACAATTAATAGGAATTGGAAAATATGAGAAAGAGTTAACGAATCTTCATAAAAGCTATCAAACTGCATTGGAAACCATTCGCATCCAAGAGAGACTAGAGAATCGATCTGATACTCATTTTTATGATGATCTTCATATTTTTCGTTTCATTTCAATATTAAATCGTCATATAGATTTAGATGAAACTGTATATGAATATCTAGACGCAGTTATTCTTTATGACAAAAGATACAACGGGAAGTTGATGGAGACATTGAAAACATATTTGTCTTGTAATGGTTCAAAACAAGAAACTGCTAAGAGATTATTCATTGTTAGGCAGACACTATACCATCGTATTCAAAAATTAGAAAAGTTATTGGGTGGGGATTTTATGCAACCGGAGAAAAGATTAGTAATTGAAATGATGATATTTTCATATGAATTTTTAAAAACTCCTAAACAAATGAACGAGGTGGATAGTGAAGTTTATTAG
- a CDS encoding NCS1 family transporter: MKQNGSYLKSDDLLPISHGDRKIGSKGFAVIWVGMAVVLAAFAIGGSGVQSLSLGWVVFATIIGSVAIGIFMTIIGDIGIEHGLSFPVYMRAPFGTIGTHIPSLVRGITASCWFGLNTYFGATAMNGILNILWGFDNWFVCFLLFAVVQLVNTALGIKAIERFADLAAPTIILISAWMYTSLSDQAMSQGREVWGWVESPVTGGAAITAFMVVIMSNMGFWATLAADMPSLSRFFKAPKNERNWFKRNKSQIVGSIIVMPIVNTFMIIIGAVSYIAVSNFDPVVALQEAASGFILGILLLMIVFAQWSTNTSANVIPAATIFSNVGGPKVPFWLAVIIAGIIGIVVQPWSLFDIIIPALLIIGGILSAIVGILFTDYYVLRKRRVNVHDLYEVNGQFKFMNGFNMAGMIAWVIGGLASYFLQTYSFIIGFVVGAVIYYFLAKYWWFIKYKQAEIEDPNDDKYLGITVGRDWDIDTGQDPLVVPEPINTQI; this comes from the coding sequence ATGAAGCAGAATGGGAGTTATTTGAAGTCTGATGATTTACTACCTATATCTCACGGTGATAGAAAAATAGGATCGAAAGGTTTTGCAGTTATTTGGGTAGGGATGGCAGTTGTTTTAGCGGCATTTGCCATTGGTGGCTCAGGAGTTCAAAGTTTATCATTAGGATGGGTTGTTTTTGCAACGATTATTGGATCTGTCGCGATAGGAATCTTTATGACCATCATTGGCGATATAGGTATCGAACATGGTCTTTCCTTTCCAGTCTATATGAGGGCACCATTTGGAACGATTGGTACACATATTCCATCCTTAGTACGTGGTATAACAGCATCTTGTTGGTTTGGGCTCAATACGTATTTCGGAGCAACAGCGATGAATGGAATTTTAAATATACTCTGGGGATTTGATAACTGGTTTGTATGCTTCTTACTATTTGCAGTAGTTCAATTAGTAAATACAGCATTAGGAATAAAAGCAATTGAACGGTTTGCGGATTTGGCAGCGCCAACGATTATTCTTATTTCTGCATGGATGTATACATCTCTCTCGGATCAAGCAATGTCGCAAGGAAGGGAAGTTTGGGGGTGGGTGGAAAGTCCCGTTACAGGCGGTGCTGCGATAACAGCATTTATGGTTGTCATCATGAGTAATATGGGATTTTGGGCTACATTAGCAGCCGATATGCCGTCATTGTCTAGATTTTTCAAAGCGCCAAAAAATGAACGAAACTGGTTTAAACGAAATAAATCACAAATAGTAGGGAGTATCATCGTCATGCCGATCGTAAATACATTTATGATCATTATTGGTGCTGTTTCCTATATTGCTGTATCCAATTTTGACCCTGTTGTTGCACTTCAGGAAGCCGCAAGCGGATTTATTCTAGGGATATTATTATTAATGATTGTGTTTGCGCAATGGTCGACAAATACATCTGCCAATGTTATTCCAGCAGCTACAATTTTTTCAAACGTTGGTGGTCCAAAGGTGCCTTTTTGGTTAGCGGTAATAATTGCTGGTATTATTGGTATCGTTGTCCAGCCATGGAGTTTGTTTGATATCATTATCCCGGCATTACTCATTATTGGAGGAATTCTCTCCGCGATTGTTGGTATTTTATTCACTGACTACTATGTGCTTCGCAAAAGGCGGGTGAATGTCCATGATCTGTATGAAGTGAATGGTCAATTTAAATTTATGAATGGGTTTAATATGGCCGGAATGATTGCTTGGGTTATTGGCGGGCTCGCTTCCTATTTTCTGCAAACATATTCCTTTATCATAGGCTTTGTAGTAGGAGCTGTTATTTACTATTTCTTGGCTAAATATTGGTGGTTTATTAAATATAAACAAGCCGAAATTGAAGACCCAAATGATGATAAATATTTAGGGATTACGGTTGGAAGGGACTGGGATATTGATACTGGTCAAGATCCATTAGTCGTCCCAGAGCCTATAAACACACAAATATAA
- the hydA gene encoding dihydropyrimidinase yields the protein MGKVIKNGIIVTAADTYNADVFIENGVISKIGENLSTEGAEVIDAKGCYLFPGGIDPHTHLEMPFGGTVTKDDFETGTIAAAFGGTTTVIDFCLTNKGEPLKDAIETWHAKANNKAVIDYGFHLMIGEVNEAVLEELPSVIDNEGITSFKVFMAYKNVLQADDETLFQILVAAEELGALVMVHAENGDVIDYLTKKALEQGNTDPIYHALTRPPEIEGEATGRAATFAGLANSQLYVVHVSCADAAKKIAEARNNGIEIWGETCPQYLLLDQSYLERANFEGAKYVWSPPLREKWNQDVLWNALKTGQLQTLGSDQCSFDFNGQKDLGKGDFTKIPNGGPFIEDRLSVFFSEGVKKGRITLNQFVDITSTKVAKLFGLYPKKGTIAVGVDADIVIFDPKVERTISAKTHHMAVDYNAFEGMKITGEPVSVLSRGEFVIRDKQFVGELGSGQYLKRAKYGANENEKVKEKKKLTH from the coding sequence ATGGGAAAAGTTATCAAGAATGGAATAATTGTAACCGCAGCAGATACATACAATGCGGACGTATTCATAGAAAATGGCGTTATTAGTAAAATTGGTGAAAATCTTTCTACAGAGGGTGCCGAGGTTATTGATGCGAAGGGCTGTTACCTATTTCCAGGTGGAATCGATCCGCATACACATCTAGAAATGCCGTTTGGTGGTACGGTAACAAAAGATGATTTCGAAACGGGTACAATAGCTGCAGCTTTTGGCGGTACGACAACAGTTATTGACTTTTGTTTAACAAATAAAGGTGAGCCATTAAAAGACGCCATTGAAACGTGGCACGCAAAAGCAAATAATAAAGCGGTGATTGATTACGGATTTCACCTCATGATTGGAGAGGTGAATGAAGCTGTATTAGAAGAACTTCCATCCGTAATTGACAATGAAGGAATTACTTCTTTTAAAGTATTTATGGCTTATAAAAACGTACTTCAAGCAGATGATGAAACACTTTTCCAGATCTTGGTTGCGGCTGAAGAACTTGGGGCACTTGTTATGGTTCATGCTGAAAATGGAGATGTAATTGATTATTTAACAAAAAAAGCATTGGAGCAGGGGAATACTGATCCAATTTACCACGCATTAACTAGACCACCAGAAATTGAAGGAGAGGCTACGGGAAGAGCAGCAACATTTGCAGGACTAGCAAACTCTCAGTTATATGTTGTTCACGTTTCGTGCGCTGATGCTGCTAAGAAAATTGCAGAAGCAAGAAATAACGGGATAGAGATATGGGGAGAAACATGCCCGCAATATTTATTATTAGATCAATCCTATTTAGAAAGAGCGAATTTTGAAGGAGCAAAATATGTGTGGTCACCACCCCTTCGGGAAAAGTGGAACCAAGATGTTTTATGGAATGCGCTTAAAACGGGGCAACTTCAAACATTAGGCTCTGATCAATGTTCGTTTGATTTTAATGGACAAAAGGATCTTGGAAAAGGAGACTTTACAAAAATTCCAAATGGTGGGCCATTTATCGAGGATCGATTAAGTGTATTCTTTTCCGAAGGTGTAAAGAAAGGACGGATTACATTAAATCAGTTCGTGGATATTACATCAACAAAAGTTGCTAAATTATTTGGATTATATCCTAAAAAAGGAACAATTGCTGTTGGAGTAGATGCTGATATAGTGATCTTTGATCCTAAAGTAGAAAGAACAATTTCAGCTAAAACACACCATATGGCAGTAGATTATAATGCCTTTGAAGGAATGAAGATTACAGGAGAACCTGTTTCTGTATTATCCAGAGGAGAATTTGTCATTCGCGATAAACAATTTGTTGGTGAGTTAGGTTCTGGGCAATATTTGAAGCGTGCTAAGTATGGGGCAAACGAAAACGAAAAAGTAAAAGAAAAAAAGAAATTAACCCATTAA
- the preA gene encoding NAD-dependent dihydropyrimidine dehydrogenase subunit PreA — protein MADLRINLAGIKSPNPFWLASAPPTNSGYQVQRAFEAGWGGAVWKTLGDPILNVSSRFAAVSFNGQKVAGFNNIELITDRPLEVNLKEIYETKKRFPNHAIIASLMVEPKQDKWHEIVKRVEDVGVDGLELNFGCPHGMAERGMGSASGQVPELVEKQTYWAKEAAKTPVIVKLTPNITDITMTAEAAVNGGADAISMINTINSLAAVDIDSWNTIPHVGGKGAHGGYCGPAVKPIALHMVGECARNPRINIPISGIGGISNWENAIEFMLMGATGVQVCTAAMHHGFRIVEDMIDGLNNYLDEKGIATAQDLVGKAVQKYSDWGDLDLNYKIVANINNDICINCNKCHIACEDTAHQCIDMLKDENGNDILKVREEECVGCNLCAIVCPVDGAIDMMEIPSGLPPMTWNERQNALGTVGCSVDMLSK, from the coding sequence ATGGCAGATTTACGTATTAATTTAGCTGGAATTAAATCACCTAATCCATTTTGGTTAGCCTCAGCACCTCCAACAAACTCTGGATACCAAGTGCAACGGGCATTTGAAGCGGGATGGGGTGGGGCTGTTTGGAAAACCTTAGGTGATCCGATATTAAATGTTTCATCACGATTTGCTGCGGTTAGCTTTAATGGTCAAAAAGTAGCTGGTTTTAATAATATTGAATTAATCACAGACAGACCGTTGGAAGTGAATTTAAAGGAAATTTATGAGACGAAAAAGCGTTTTCCGAATCATGCAATTATCGCATCATTAATGGTTGAGCCAAAACAAGATAAATGGCATGAAATAGTTAAAAGAGTGGAAGATGTGGGTGTGGATGGTCTAGAGCTTAACTTTGGATGTCCACATGGAATGGCTGAAAGAGGGATGGGATCAGCTTCTGGTCAAGTGCCAGAATTGGTTGAAAAACAAACATACTGGGCAAAGGAAGCTGCTAAGACCCCTGTAATAGTCAAGCTCACTCCAAATATTACCGACATAACGATGACTGCTGAAGCCGCTGTAAATGGTGGCGCAGATGCGATTAGTATGATTAATACGATCAACAGCCTGGCAGCCGTTGATATTGATTCATGGAATACAATACCACATGTTGGCGGAAAGGGTGCGCACGGTGGGTATTGTGGACCTGCTGTAAAACCAATTGCACTTCATATGGTTGGAGAATGTGCCAGAAACCCTCGAATAAATATCCCGATTTCAGGAATTGGTGGAATATCTAATTGGGAAAATGCTATTGAATTCATGTTAATGGGTGCAACTGGTGTCCAAGTTTGTACAGCAGCAATGCATCATGGTTTTCGGATCGTTGAAGATATGATAGATGGGTTAAATAATTATTTAGATGAAAAAGGGATTGCCACGGCGCAGGATTTGGTAGGAAAAGCAGTTCAGAAATATTCTGACTGGGGAGATCTTGATCTCAACTACAAAATTGTTGCTAATATTAACAATGATATATGTATTAATTGTAATAAATGCCATATTGCTTGTGAAGATACGGCACATCAATGTATTGATATGTTGAAAGATGAAAATGGAAATGACATTTTAAAAGTAAGAGAAGAGGAATGCGTTGGCTGTAATTTATGTGCAATTGTATGTCCTGTTGATGGAGCCATTGATATGATGGAAATACCAAGTGGACTTCCACCAATGACATGGAATGAACGTCAAAATGCCCTTGGGACTGTTGGTTGCAGCGTTGATATGCTAAGTAAATAA